From Rhodovibrio salinarum DSM 9154:
TGGGCGGGTGCTGTCACGCAGAAGACGGTAATCGGATCGCGCAGCGAATGCCAAATCTCTGTGCTGGATCGAATGCCTTGCCTGTTACGCAAGACCCTTTTGCCGTCACGGCGGCTCCCGGATTCGGCAGGTTGAGGGTATATTGCAGTGCAGCATTAGGGCTGTTCAAAACCTGCAAGGAGGTCTGTGATGACCCGTAAGGCCCATATGTCTGAGACCTTCGTGAGCCGTCAGCCGACGCCCGTGGAAATCGCCCGGCACATTCGACGCGGCCGTCAGCAACGGGCGATCTTCGTCGCTTTCATGCTGCGGCGCGGCCTTAAGCACCTATCCAGGGCGGTTGACGGCTTGGTGCACGGTTTGACCCGGCGCATCGCACGCCGACCGCAGATTGCCCGCACCGGACACTAGGGTGGCTCGGGTAAGGTATCTTCGCTTTGCCCGTGAGCTCTCCCTGGCTTCGATGCAGGAGAGGACGATTAACGCTTAGGGCGCTCGCGCCTGCAGTGGATGCTTCTGGGTCGAAGCCAGGCACCTTGGCTGGTGCTATTCGTGCAGCCATGCTTTCCCATCTACGCGGTGTCGCGTAGGCTTGTTGCAGTGCAACAAGAGGGGGCTGCCATGGATCTGCCCAGCCAAATGATTCTGTTCGCGCGCGTCGTCGAGACCGGCAGCTTCTCGGCGGCCGCCCGGTCGCTCGGCCATACGCCATCGGCCGTGAGCCGGCAGATCGGGCATCTCGAAGACCAAATCGGATTGCGGCTGCTCCACCGGAGTCAGAACGGCATCGTTCTGACGGGCGAAGGCGAGGCGTTCCACGAACGCTGCCGCACCGTGGCCGAGGAGGTGCACGCCGCCGAGGAATTGCTCGCCGGCCTGGGCGAGGTGCGCGGCACGCTACGGGTGGTGTCGACGGTTGCCTTCGGCAAGGCCCAGCTTTTGCCGGTCCTGCCTGCGTTTCTGGAGGCCTATCCCGACCTGCGTATGGACCTTGAGCTGACGGATCGGCACGTCGATCTTGCGACGGATCAGGTCGACGTAGCGATTCGGTTCGGCGAGCAGATCGATGATCCCGATGCGATCACCCGGAAGCTGCTTCCGAACGAGCGTGTGATTTGTGCCGCCCCCTCCTACATCGAGCGCTATGGCCGGCCGGAGACGCCGGCGGACCTCGTGCATCACAACTGCCTTGGCCTGACGACCGTGTCGTCTTGGAACGACTGGGTGTTTGGCCCGGACAGCGAACAGACGTTGCACGTCGACGGCAACTTGCGGGCCAATAGCGCGGACGCGATCTACCACGCAGCGCTCGCGGGTCTGGGGGTTGCGCGCTTGTCGACCTATTTGATCGACAATGACCTGCAGTCGGGCCGGCTTGTTCGGCTTTTGCCGGATTACGTCCAGGAGGCCGGTAGCATTACGGCGATCTTTGCCAACCGACGTAACCTAGCGCCCAAAACTCGGGTATTCATCGATTACTTGGCTGAACGGTTCGTCGGGCGGGCAAATCCCCACACCTGGGAGGCGATGCCCGATACGAAAACACCCGTGAAACAGAAAACAACCTGAGGCTGCTGCTGCTTGGGTGCTTGCGACCCCTAAGCATTGTCCCATACGGCACATGGGGTTTGACTTAGAGACAAAGCGTGAATTGTTGCGGTGTGAGGGCACCTGTATCAGGGTCAATACAGCACGGCGATGACCGTCGTCGTGTTGTTAACGCGCTCTATGAGCGGTTACCTCCCCAGACTTTGGGCCACGCAGAGCATTCTGCGTGGCCCCGTTTTTTTTGACCAATGGGTCATAATCCACCGCGTCGGCCCGCGAAGCCCGAATCCCCGATCTTGATGGGGACGCTTCCGGGCACGCAGGGCTTACGTCGCGGTTGATTTCAGCGTCGCCATGTCGATGACGAAGCGATACTTCACGTCGCCGCGCTTCACCCGCTCATAGGCGTCGTTGATGTTGTTGATGTCGAGCATCTCGATATCGCAGGTGACGCCATGCTCGGCGCAGAAGTCGAGGACTTCCTGCGTCTCTGGCATCCCGCCGATCAACGAACCGGCCAGCACGCGCCGCTGGGTCACGAGGGCGCCGGCCTGCAGCGGGGGGTCCACAGGCTCGAGCAGGCCCACTAGAATGTGCGTGCCGTCGTAGGTCAGGGCCTGCAGATAGGGGTTCAGGTCGTGTTGGACCGGGACAGTATCCAGGATGAAGTCCAGCGTCCCAGCCGCGTTGGCCATCTGATCTTCATCGGTCGAGATCACGACGTGGTCAGCGCCCTGGCGGCGGGCCTCGCCGGCCTTGCTTTCGGAGCGGGTGAACATCGTGACCTCGGCGCCTAGGGCCTTGGCGAACTTGATGCCCATATGGCCAAGGCCGCCCATACCGACGACGCCAACCTTGTGGCCCGGTTTGACGCCATAGTGGCGCAGCGGGGAGTAGGTGGTGATGCCGGCACATAGCAGCGGTGCGGCCTGTGCCATATCGAGCTGATCGGGTACACGCACGACGAAACGGTCGCTGACGACGATGCTGTCGGAGTAGCCGCCGAAGGTGACCGATCCGTCATGGCGGTCGTGCCCGTTGTAGGTCACCACAGGGCCTTCCTGGCAGTACTGCTCCAGCCCTTGCTCGCAAGCGGAACACTCGCGGCAGGAATCGACCATGCAGCCGACGCCGACACGATCGCCGGGCTGGAAGTTGCTGACCGAGCTGCCAACCGCGGTCACCCGACCGACGATTTCGTGGCCTGGCACGACCGGGTAGATCGTGCCGCCCCAGTCGTTCTGCACGAAGTGGATATCGGTGTGGCAGACGCCGCAGTAGTCGATCTCGATCGCGACGTCATCGGCTCGCAGGTCGCGGCGCTCGAAGTTGATCGGCGCCAGGCCAGACTCAGGCGACCGCGCGGCATAGCCGTGGGCTTCGCTCATCGCAGAAGTCTCCTTGCTTGGTTTCGTTGGCGGACGGTTGTCGCCAGATAGACAGATGGCTCCGTCTGCTGCGCTGCACCATGGCGGATCGTGGCGAAGGTTTGCCAAATTCTGCAAGAAAGACCGTGACAGATGGCCTGGCGGATCGGATAAGCTGACCGAAAATCCGCAACCCACATTCGGATGGGGCAGCAGGAGGTGGCATGGAGCGCGTGCAACATCCCCGGACCAGGCCGGCGGCCAGCGATCTGGCGGACCTGATCGCGCCACTGGTGCGGGCAGACGGTTACGCCGACACCTCACTCGACGGCGTCCGGCTGATGGCCAGCCATCGGCCGATTCCGCGCACGCCGTTGCTCTACGAACCCAGTATCATCGTCGTGGCGCAGGGCGGAAAGCTTGGCTACCTGGGCGAGCGGACGATTCGTTACGGGCCTGGGACCTATCTGGTGCAGACGTTGCCGTTGCCGTTTGAATGCGAAACGCGCGCCTCGTCCGATGCACCGCTGCTCGGCGTATCGGTGCGGATCGACCCGGCGATGCTGAATGAACTGGCGTCGGCGGGCGGGCCGGTTGACGAGTCGCAAGATCAGGCAATGCTGTCGCCGATGGCCGCGGTGACAATGAGCGAGGAGATGCACGGGGCCGTCGCGCGGCTGCTGCGGGCGCTGCACGACCCGGTGGAGGCCCGAGCCATGGGCGAAGCCCGCATTCGCGACGTGATCTTCGCGGCGCTCCAGGGCGCCCAAGGGCCCGCGTTACGGGCGCTGGTGTTCGGCGAAGGTAACTATGCACGCATCGTGCAGGCGCTGTCGTTCATGCACGAGGCCTACAATCGCGATCTGTCGGTGGAGGCGCTGGCAGGCCGGGCCTACATGAGCGTGTCCTCTTTCCATCACCACTTCCGGGCGGTCGCGGGCACGACGCCGCTACAGTACTTGAAGAAGTTGCGCCTGATCAAAGCACGTCTGCTGCTGTGCCAGGACGGGCAGACAGTGCATCGCGCCGCTGGGGCGGTGGGCTACCGTAGCGTTCCCCAGTTCAGCCGCGACTACAAACGGACCTTTGGCATGCCGCCCTCGCGCGAACGGCAGGAGCCGGAAATCGTTGAGGCCGCCTCATAAGGGAAGGCGCCGATCGGCATGATTACGTCGGCTGTTGGGCGCCGGCTCCCTCACGTTCGTGACGGTAGAACATGCGGGCCATCAGGACCGCGAGGACGAGCGTCAGAAGCGCAGTTCCACTGGCTTCGATCATGGCGACTGCGTCCGATAGATCGAAGATCATCCGGCCCAACGACCAGACGAAGCCGAACAGGCAGGTGAAGATCTCGACCGAGATGGCGATGGTGGCGGACCAGACGGCGAGGTGGATTTCGCCGTTGGCGCGAGGCGTCGCCGTTTGGGCATTGGGCATTGGGTGTCTTCCTGATCAATAGCGTCATCAATGACAAAAACGGTCGCCGATGGGTGGCGCGGCCGTGGAACGCACTAGTTTTGGCTTTCGTCTTGCACCTCCGGTGCAGAAGCCCAGTCCCGGGCATCGACCGACCAGCTTTTGATCCCGTGATCGCTCAAGAACCGACCTGCGGCATCAAGCTGGGTAAAGGCCAAGGGATACTGGTCGGGCGTACAGACGAGACAACCGCCGTGGCCAACCCTGACACGGATATACCAATGGCAACGTACCGCCTCCACGACCACGGCCTGGAGAGCGCCGGCACGGGCCAAAGTCTTGAGATCCTGGGGGCGGACCACGACGGTGTCCTCATTGAGTTAGGCAGGGATGACGGGTCTCCGGCTCAGCTCGCCGCGGACCAGAGATTGCACCATCCGTTCGGCGAGATCTTGCCGGCAACGATCTGGCAGCTTCCCATCTCTTCGCCGGATTCTGGTTGAATGAAGAAATTGCAGTTAGCGCACTTGCTGTTCTGTTTTGGTTCTTCCTGATACTGAACAGATTGCTTCGGTGCCTTCTGGGCCCGTGCCGGCTTGCTGCGCGCCAGGACCACTGCGCCGCCGAGCGCCGCGAGCGCTGTGCCGGCAGTACTTAAGAATTTACGGCGGCTGGTCGGAATCTCTTTTTTCATTGTCTTCACTCCTCATATGCAAACTGTTTGTCTTATTGCTGGGGCGGCGAAGCCGCCGTGTTCCGGCATATGCCGGAAGATCGGCCCTAAGCATGGCGGGCAAGGCACGGCTACCGGCGGCCATGTCTTAGGGAAATCCGGTCAAGAGGTATTGGAGACTGCTCACCACGCGTCCGAGCGTCCCGACCTCCTCGACTCGCTTGCTGGCAAAGAGAGGAATCTGCCGTGCGTCTCGGCCGGGCACCTCGATTTCCAGTGTGGCTAATTGTGTATCGCGGTCGACAGGGGCCGGGATGGGGGACTCGTAGCGCACCCGCACCATGAGCTCGTCCAGCCGTTCAGTGGGCACTACGGCCCAGACGGGCTGGCGGCTGACCAGCGGGATGCTGGCTTGCGCGCCCATCCAAACCGACGCGCGGTCAACGGTTTCGCCTACCGCGAACAGTCTCAGCGACTTGAACGTGCGGAAGGCCCAGGAGATCAGGCGTGCACTCTCCCGGCCACGCCCTTCGGGGCGCTTAAGGCCGTTGACCACCGTGATGACCCGGCGTCCATTGCGCTCGGCCGAAGCGGTCAGGCCATAGCCGGCGTTGCGCGTATAGCCGGTCTTCAGTCCGTCGACGCCCTGCAGTTTGCCCAGCAGTGGGTTCCGGTTGGCCTGTCGGATACCGTTCCAGGTGAAGCTCCGCTGGGAGAAGAAACGGTGATAATAGTCCGGAAAGCGTTGGATGATCGCGCGCGCTAATCGGGCCAGACCGAGCGCGCTGGTCCGGTGCTTGGGGTTCGGCCAGCCGTTAGCGTTGGCGAAATGCGTCCCCGGCATGTTGAGCCGCTTGGCGGCAGCGTTCATTAGATCGGTGAAGGCGGCTTCGCTGCCGGCCACCCCTTCGGCGAGTACGATCGCGGCGTCGTTGCCAGACTGCACCAGCATGCCCTGCAGCAGGTTTTCGACCGAGACCTCCTTGCCGACTTCGACGAACATCTTGGAGCCACCCTTGCGCCAAGCCTTTTCGGAGACGCGGAAGGTGTCCTGCATCGTCAACTCACCGGCGCTCAACCGGTCGAAGACGACGTAGGCGGTCATCAACTTGGTCATCGAAGCCGGCGGCATCGGCCGGCGCGCGTGCTTGGCGAACAGCACCGTGCCGGTCGCGTAGTCCAGTACAACCGCCTCACGCGCATTCGTTTCGATTGCCCGGGCCGGGCCGGGCACAGCGGCAAGGGTCAGCGCGGCCAGGGCAAGCGCCGCGATCCGTACGACCAGGCGTTGGCACATCCCCTAGAGCACCGCACCGGTCTTGAGCAACGCGACCACGATCAGCAACGGGACGGTCGAGAACAACAGGGCGAGCGGCCACTCGACCTTGCCGAACACCTTGGTTGGGTTGCGGTTCTCGTCCTCGAGCATACCTTTTCGATCCTTCCCTTCGATGCACGGCGCACGCGGTCCCCGTCGGCTCGAAACCGACCGGGACCGCGTGGTCAGCCGGGATCCTCAGCGCCGCCCGGCATAGCCGGTATTCCCAACAACAAACTTTTGCAGAGCGGACCGGTGGTGTTGCGTTACGATTTGTTCATCCGGCGGCAAGACAGAAGCGGTGTGCCTAGGCGCGCCAAAAAGCGGGGGTGAACAGAACGAACAGGGTGAACACCTCGAGCCGGCCGATCAGCATGCCGGCGGCGAGCAGCCATTTCACCGTGTCGGGGAGGTCTGCGAAGTTGCCCGCCGGGCCGATCCGTTCGCCCAGCCCCGGTCCGACGTTGGCGATCGCCGTGGCGGCACCGCTGAGGGCGGTCGTGAAATCCATACCGAAGAAGCCAAGTGCGAGCGCCAGAATCCCAAAGGTACCGATGAAGAAGGTAAAGAAAGCGATCACGCCGGTGGTGACGTCGTCGCTCAGCGGCACCGAGCGATAGGTCAGGGGGTAGATGCGGTGGGGAGTCTGCAGTCCAGCCATCAGCCGGGAGACCATGCGCACCAGGATCTCGAACCGGAAGATCTTGATCCCGCCGGCGGTCGATCCGGTGCAGCCGCCAACGAAGGTCAGCACGAAGAAAAGTGCCACCGCGAAGCCGCCCCACTGGCCGTAATCGGCAACGGCGTAGCCGGTCGTGGTCGCCACAGACACGACGTTGAAGGCGGCAAGCCGTACCGCATCCATGCCGCTCGCCTGACCGGAGGCGGAAAGCCAGAGCGCTAGTCCCGCCACGATCGCGGCCAGCACGGCCAGGAAGACGCGCACCTGACTGTCGCGGAACAGGCTGTCGGGCCGGCGCTGGAGCGTGCGGACATAAAGTGCGAATGGCAGGCTGCCGGCCAGCATGAACACCGTCGCGATCCAGTGGACTGCCGGTTCCCGCCAGGTGCCGAGCGACCCGTCGGAGGTCGAATAGCCGCCGGTCGCGACCGTTGTCATGGCATGATTGATGGCGTCGAACCCGCTCATGCCGGCGGCGATATAGGCCAAGGTGCAGGCCGCGGTAAGTGCGAGGTAGACCGAGCCGATCGCTGTGGCAATTTGGCCTGGGCGCGGCAGAACCTTGTCCGAACGGTCGGAGGACTCGGTGTGGAACAACTGCATCCCCCCGACCCGCAGGAAGGGGAGGATCGCCATCCCCAGCACGATGATGCCGATCCCGCCCATCCATTGCAGCAGCGAGCGCCAGAGCAGAAGGCCGGGCGGCATGGTGTCGAGGCCGGTCAGTACCGTCGATCCGGTCGTGGTCAGCCCCGACATCGCTTCGAACAGGGCATCGGTGTAGCTCAGCCCGAGCGAGGAGAAGCTGAGCGGCAGGGCCGCGAACACGGCGGTCGCGATCCAGGCCGTGGCGGTTAGGACGAATGCCTGTCGCACTCCGATCTCGAGCGGTCCGCCGCGTGTCGTAAGTCCGCCCATGCCGGCCACCGACAACGTCACCGCAGCGGCGACCAGGAAGCTGTGCCAGTCCGGGTTGCCATAGGCGAGATCAACCGCCGCAGGGATCAGCATCGCCACGGACAAGCTTGCCAGAAGCAGGCTGATCAGAAACCCGACGGGTTGGAGACGTGGCATCCAGGCGGTCCAGAAGTTGGTATACGAAGCGGGAAGCCGCCGCTTGGAGGCGGTCGGAGACCCGCTGGGTCAGGAAGGGGTGTGAAGCATGCGCACGGCGATGTCGCTTCCCGTGCGGTTATCTTGCGTTAGCAGCTTGCCGCAGGTCAGCCCTTGTCGGCTTGCAGAAGATAGTGCTCGTGTTCCAGCTTATCCTGTCAGCAATGAAGAAAATTTAATGGCATGGGCGGCCTTGATAGCGCTGGCGCTGAAAGCCTCGTCTTGCAGTGGAAGCAGCTTAATCTGACGGTTGAGATGCGTCCGCAACAAGAGGAGTTCGTGATGCCAAGACGCTACGAAATCAAGGACGCGGATACGGGGGACACCGTGATGCAAGGAGACTCCTTGCGACAGGTGCTGACCAAGTGGTCGCAAGAGCACAGTGACCGGCCCGAGCGCAACCTACAACTCTGCAAGGATGGGAACAGAATCGTCATCCACCACGGCACGGTCGTGAACAAGGATCAGCTGAGCGACGAGGAGCTTCGGCTAATTTCGAACGAACACGATACATTGGTGCTGTAGCAGAGGGGCCGCCCAGTCAGGTTTTGTTCAGGCTGGCGTCGGTTCCGGTTGCGCCATGTTAGCCGGTCCCACGGCTGCCGCCTCTTGAATTCCCGCATGTGAGCCGTGTCCACGGTTCGCGTGCGGGTGAAATCAGTCTAGTGTACTGTGGCGATATCTCGGCGGCTGGCGCCGCTTACCTATATCGTTCCAGAGAACGGTCGATTGCGGCCGTTTCTCGAGGTCAGAGTGTTCGAGAATGCGCATACTTGTCATTGAAGATGACGCCGAGGCGGCCAGTTATCTGGCGAAGGGCCTGCGTGAGAGCGGTTACGCCGTCGATGTCGCCGACGAGGGATCTGACGGACTGTTTCTGGCCGCTAACGAGTCGTTCGATGCCATGATCATCGACCGGATGCTGCCGACGATCGATGGGCTGTCGATCGTGC
This genomic window contains:
- a CDS encoding LysR family transcriptional regulator, coding for MDLPSQMILFARVVETGSFSAAARSLGHTPSAVSRQIGHLEDQIGLRLLHRSQNGIVLTGEGEAFHERCRTVAEEVHAAEELLAGLGEVRGTLRVVSTVAFGKAQLLPVLPAFLEAYPDLRMDLELTDRHVDLATDQVDVAIRFGEQIDDPDAITRKLLPNERVICAAPSYIERYGRPETPADLVHHNCLGLTTVSSWNDWVFGPDSEQTLHVDGNLRANSADAIYHAALAGLGVARLSTYLIDNDLQSGRLVRLLPDYVQEAGSITAIFANRRNLAPKTRVFIDYLAERFVGRANPHTWEAMPDTKTPVKQKTT
- a CDS encoding NAD(P)-dependent alcohol dehydrogenase, with the protein product MSEAHGYAARSPESGLAPINFERRDLRADDVAIEIDYCGVCHTDIHFVQNDWGGTIYPVVPGHEIVGRVTAVGSSVSNFQPGDRVGVGCMVDSCRECSACEQGLEQYCQEGPVVTYNGHDRHDGSVTFGGYSDSIVVSDRFVVRVPDQLDMAQAAPLLCAGITTYSPLRHYGVKPGHKVGVVGMGGLGHMGIKFAKALGAEVTMFTRSESKAGEARRQGADHVVISTDEDQMANAAGTLDFILDTVPVQHDLNPYLQALTYDGTHILVGLLEPVDPPLQAGALVTQRRVLAGSLIGGMPETQEVLDFCAEHGVTCDIEMLDINNINDAYERVKRGDVKYRFVIDMATLKSTAT
- a CDS encoding AraC family transcriptional regulator, with the protein product MERVQHPRTRPAASDLADLIAPLVRADGYADTSLDGVRLMASHRPIPRTPLLYEPSIIVVAQGGKLGYLGERTIRYGPGTYLVQTLPLPFECETRASSDAPLLGVSVRIDPAMLNELASAGGPVDESQDQAMLSPMAAVTMSEEMHGAVARLLRALHDPVEARAMGEARIRDVIFAALQGAQGPALRALVFGEGNYARIVQALSFMHEAYNRDLSVEALAGRAYMSVSSFHHHFRAVAGTTPLQYLKKLRLIKARLLLCQDGQTVHRAAGAVGYRSVPQFSRDYKRTFGMPPSRERQEPEIVEAAS
- a CDS encoding high-potential iron-sulfur protein is translated as MKKEIPTSRRKFLSTAGTALAALGGAVVLARSKPARAQKAPKQSVQYQEEPKQNSKCANCNFFIQPESGEEMGSCQIVAGKISPNGWCNLWSAAS
- a CDS encoding D-alanyl-D-alanine carboxypeptidase family protein, which codes for MCQRLVVRIAALALAALTLAAVPGPARAIETNAREAVVLDYATGTVLFAKHARRPMPPASMTKLMTAYVVFDRLSAGELTMQDTFRVSEKAWRKGGSKMFVEVGKEVSVENLLQGMLVQSGNDAAIVLAEGVAGSEAAFTDLMNAAAKRLNMPGTHFANANGWPNPKHRTSALGLARLARAIIQRFPDYYHRFFSQRSFTWNGIRQANRNPLLGKLQGVDGLKTGYTRNAGYGLTASAERNGRRVITVVNGLKRPEGRGRESARLISWAFRTFKSLRLFAVGETVDRASVWMGAQASIPLVSRQPVWAVVPTERLDELMVRVRYESPIPAPVDRDTQLATLEIEVPGRDARQIPLFASKRVEEVGTLGRVVSSLQYLLTGFP
- a CDS encoding TrkH family potassium uptake protein produces the protein MPRLQPVGFLISLLLASLSVAMLIPAAVDLAYGNPDWHSFLVAAAVTLSVAGMGGLTTRGGPLEIGVRQAFVLTATAWIATAVFAALPLSFSSLGLSYTDALFEAMSGLTTTGSTVLTGLDTMPPGLLLWRSLLQWMGGIGIIVLGMAILPFLRVGGMQLFHTESSDRSDKVLPRPGQIATAIGSVYLALTAACTLAYIAAGMSGFDAINHAMTTVATGGYSTSDGSLGTWREPAVHWIATVFMLAGSLPFALYVRTLQRRPDSLFRDSQVRVFLAVLAAIVAGLALWLSASGQASGMDAVRLAAFNVVSVATTTGYAVADYGQWGGFAVALFFVLTFVGGCTGSTAGGIKIFRFEILVRMVSRLMAGLQTPHRIYPLTYRSVPLSDDVTTGVIAFFTFFIGTFGILALALGFFGMDFTTALSGAATAIANVGPGLGERIGPAGNFADLPDTVKWLLAAGMLIGRLEVFTLFVLFTPAFWRA